From Caulobacter segnis, a single genomic window includes:
- the ypfJ gene encoding KPN_02809 family neutral zinc metallopeptidase → MEWQGGRRSGNIEDRRGLGPVGIAGGGIGAVVLAAIGYFVFGIDPRTTMEATQGLQQPAQQEGARGEVSDKEGQFVDVIETSNREVWSPIFRNEGVDYRPPEAIVLYKQATGTGCGTGQSAMGPFYCPADQKVYLDLSFWQELESRFGAKGDFARAYVISHEIGHHVQHLLGADQQARRLGARGEESGSVRLELQADCYAGVWAAHAGDASGGRIVINRADIQDGLGAAAAVGDDTIQKRSQGQVVPDSFTHGTSAQRMRWFTRGYDQGDPNACDTFSASRL, encoded by the coding sequence ATGGAGTGGCAAGGCGGCCGTCGGTCCGGCAACATCGAGGATCGGCGCGGTCTGGGGCCCGTCGGCATCGCCGGCGGCGGTATCGGCGCGGTGGTGCTGGCCGCCATCGGCTATTTCGTGTTCGGCATCGATCCGCGCACGACCATGGAGGCGACCCAGGGCTTGCAGCAGCCCGCCCAGCAGGAGGGGGCGCGCGGCGAGGTCAGCGACAAGGAAGGCCAGTTCGTCGACGTTATCGAGACCTCGAACCGCGAGGTCTGGTCGCCGATCTTCCGCAACGAAGGTGTCGACTACCGGCCGCCCGAGGCGATCGTCCTCTACAAGCAGGCCACCGGCACCGGCTGCGGCACGGGCCAGTCGGCCATGGGCCCGTTCTATTGCCCGGCCGACCAGAAGGTCTATCTGGACCTGTCGTTCTGGCAGGAGTTGGAGAGCCGCTTCGGCGCCAAGGGCGACTTCGCCCGCGCCTATGTCATCAGCCATGAGATCGGTCACCACGTGCAGCATCTGCTGGGCGCCGACCAGCAGGCCCGCCGGCTGGGCGCACGGGGCGAGGAGAGCGGCTCGGTGCGGCTGGAGCTGCAGGCCGACTGCTACGCCGGCGTCTGGGCCGCGCACGCGGGCGACGCCTCGGGCGGCCGGATCGTCATCAATCGCGCCGACATCCAGGACGGCCTGGGCGCGGCGGCGGCGGTCGGCGACGACACCATCCAGAAGCGCTCGCAGGGCCAGGTCGTGCCCGACAGCTTCACCCACGGCACCAGCGCCCAGCGCATGCGCTGGTTCACCCGCGGCTACGACCAGGGTGACCCCAACGCCTGCGACACCTTTTCGGCGTCTCGGCTCTAG